GCGATCCACCATGGCGATTGCTCCGCGTACGCGTCCTGTCGTGCGACGCACACCGCATCTTAGCCGTTGCGCATCGCGCGTGGTGTGGCGCGCGGTCCCAACCCGCGCTCACGTGGCCCGCGCGATACGCGTGCGCAGGCAGATCGACCGATAGCGCCCATTGCCGCCGCGAGCCGGCCGCCGAGATAGCAGTCGAGCGAGCCCGCGCCGAACACGCGGACCGGCGCGGCCGACGGGTCAGACATGCGAGTGCGCGCCACCGTGGACCGGGCCCGCGCGCCGCTCGACTTCGCGGCGCACATTGCCGCGCAGGCCCGCGAAAAACGCGACTTCGGCGACGACGAACAGCGGCCCGACCATCAGGCCGACCAGGTCGTCGACGAACGCGGGCTTGCGCCCTTCGAACCAGTGCCCGACGAACTGCACGATCCAGCCGACCACGAACGCTCCAACGCCGATCCCGAGCCATTGCGCGGTCGGCTGCAGTGCGAGCGTCTGCGCGGCCCACAGGCCGAGCGCGAACAGCGCGGTCATCACCAGCCCGAAACGCAGGTCGAGACGCAGGTAGAACACCGCGAACGCCACCGCGAGCAGCAACGCCGGCGACAGCGCGACGCCCGCCAGCACGCCGATCGCGGGCCGTGACAGCAGCACCTCGACCGCGAACACGATCATCGGAATGCCGACCAGATGCGTCGCGATGTTGCGCGCGTCGCGATGATAGGCCGCATACTGGGAAAGGTGATCCACGAGCGTCTTCATGGCGCCTCCTGAACGATCATTGAACGCTATGATGCGCGTCACGCCCGACAACCTCTGTCAGCTAC
The sequence above is a segment of the Burkholderia diffusa genome. Coding sequences within it:
- a CDS encoding DUF962 domain-containing protein — its product is MKTLVDHLSQYAAYHRDARNIATHLVGIPMIVFAVEVLLSRPAIGVLAGVALSPALLLAVAFAVFYLRLDLRFGLVMTALFALGLWAAQTLALQPTAQWLGIGVGAFVVGWIVQFVGHWFEGRKPAFVDDLVGLMVGPLFVVAEVAFFAGLRGNVRREVERRAGPVHGGAHSHV